The window CACTCGCTTCCCAGCAGGTTGCAATTTTTGGATGCGCAAAATGCCTTCGCCCGTGGCAACGTCGATTCCGCTTGATGTGAGCTTCAGCAAGGTCCCCGGGGCTTCACGGCAGGGTTCGTCAATCGCATCAGCCGCCCAAATCCGCAGCGGGTTAGACAGGGCTACGAAGCTGACCGGCCATGGGTTAAATGCGCGCACTTCACGTGCTATCTGAATGGCGGACTTGTGCCAGTCGATCCGGGCCTCGGATTTTTGCAGTTTTGGCGCATAGGTGGCGCCCTCCTGTGGCTGGGGTGTGGGTTGGCACTGGCCGGCAAGAATGGATGGCAGTGTCTCGTTGAGGCATTGTGCACCAAGCATTGCGAGTCGATCGTGCAGGGTTTGCCCAGTATCTGAGGGAAGGATGGCGATCTCTCGCGTTGCATAGAGCGGACCGGTATCCAGGCCTTTATCCATTTTCATCAAAGAAATGCCGGTCACCTCATCGCCCGCCAAAATCGCGCGTTGAATGGGGGCTGCACCTCGCCAGCGTGGCAGCAATGAAGCATGCACATTCAGGCAGCCGTGCTTGGGCAGGTTGAGCACTGTTTCCGGCAACAACAGCCCGTAGGCGACCACGATGAGAATATCAAGTCGAGCCGCAGCCAGTGTCGCAACGATATCGGGCGATTGGAGCGATGGCGGTTGAAGGACGGGAATGCCTTGCGTCTGTACAATTTGCTTGACGGGCGGGGCGGTGAGGTTCTTTCCGCGTCCAGCGCGACGATCAGGCTGTGTGAGCACAAGCTCAACAGGCCAGCCTTGCTCGAGCAGGGCTTGCAAGTGGACGGCAGCAAACTCCGGTGTTCCGGCAAAGCCAATACGCATGATGGCCCCCTAGGATGAAGACATTAGGCTTTGTGGCGACGCTGTCGCTTCTCAAGCATTCTGCGAATGCGCTGACGCTTGAGCGGGCTTAAATAATCAACGAATAACTTGCCGTTCAAGTGGTCGAGCTCGTGCTGGATACAAACCGCCAACAAGCCGTCCGCGTCAAGGGTAAATGGTTCGCCACGGCGGTTGAGTGCCTTGACGGTCACTTCATTGGCGCGCCTGACGAGCGCATGAATGCCTGGGAATGACAGGCATCCTTCTTCCATTTCTTCGACACCGCGTTTTTCGGTGATTTCCGGGTTAATCAAAACTAACGGCTGGCTGTGGTCGTCGCTGACATCGACCACGACCAGTTGTTTGGGAAAGTTTACCTGAGTGGCTGCCAAACCAATGCCGGGTGCCTCGTACATTGTCTCAAACATATCGTCGATTTGCCGCTGTAGGGCGTCGTCAATTTCCGTAATTGGTTCGGCCTTGATGCGTAATCTTGGGTCCGGGTATTCAAGAATTTTCAATTTTGCCATAAAGTTTGTGACACAAGTTCTAGTCAATCCTGCGAAATTGCTGCTAAGATGCTGTTAGTACAACAAGTGATTAGCTCAAGGGCTGTCTGCAGCGAATGGTGAGATCATACACCAAATTAGCCTGCGCTGCCCATGGCTATCTGTGAAAAAAGGGACGGATGTATGAAAGTCTGGGCCAAAACAATAGCGGTTGCGTGGATGCTTGCTACTGTCTGTGCGATGGCAGTGGAGTTAAGAGCAGATCACCCAAATGTTTATGTTGTCAAAAAAGGCGATACCTTGTGGGATATTTCGGCAAAATTTTTGAAAAAGCCGTGGTTATGGCCGGAGATTTGGCAGGCCAACCCGCAAGTATCCAACCCTCATTTGATTTATCCAGGCGATGTGTTGGCGCTGGTGTATATCGATGGCAAGCCACGACTGATTCGCAAGTCCCGAGTGGTGAAGCTATCGCCGAAAGCCCGTGTTGTCGGTCGTGGCGACGCGATTGCGCCGCTTCCGCTGGAAACGATTCGACCATTTCTCGTTGGCGCGCGTGTGGTTGACAAGGAAACGCTTGAAAAAGCGCCTTATATGGTGTCTTCCGATGGCGATCACTTGATGGCTGGCAATGATGTTCGGATTTATGCGCGTGGCTTCTCGACTGATCAGTTGGTAGAACGAACGAATTTTTCAATCTTTAGACCGGGTGGCGAATATCGTGATCCTGATACAGGAGAAATCTTGGGTTATGAAGCGATTCATGTTGGCACTGCCCAATTAAAACGGATCGGCGACCCAGCCACGCTGGACATCACCGAAGCCACTCGAGAAGCGCTGAACGGTGACCGATTATTGCCTGTGGATGAAAGCCATTTGCAACCGGAGTTTTTTCCTCGAGCACCAGACAAGCTCATCACCGGTAAGATTATCTCTGTCTACGATGGCGTGACCCAGATTGGCCAGTACCATGTGGTCATCATTAATCGCGGTCAGCGTGAAGGGGTGATGCCGGGTCATGTATTTACCATATGGACACAGGGTGCCAAAGTTCGCGACAAAGTGGCGATTGAGCGCCGCCGTCAGGAAGAGGGTTACAACGTATTCAAGGAGATTGGTGAGCAAATTACGGGTGGAGA of the Gammaproteobacteria bacterium genome contains:
- a CDS encoding methionyl-tRNA formyltransferase; translated protein: MRIGFAGTPEFAAVHLQALLEQGWPVELVLTQPDRRAGRGKNLTAPPVKQIVQTQGIPVLQPPSLQSPDIVATLAAARLDILIVVAYGLLLPETVLNLPKHGCLNVHASLLPRWRGAAPIQRAILAGDEVTGISLMKMDKGLDTGPLYATREIAILPSDTGQTLHDRLAMLGAQCLNETLPSILAGQCQPTPQPQEGATYAPKLQKSEARIDWHKSAIQIAREVRAFNPWPVSFVALSNPLRIWAADAIDEPCREAPGTLLKLTSSGIDVATGEGILRIQKLQPAGKRVMQAHEWLSGHGQQWHTGARWP
- the def gene encoding peptide deformylase; the protein is MAKLKILEYPDPRLRIKAEPITEIDDALQRQIDDMFETMYEAPGIGLAATQVNFPKQLVVVDVSDDHSQPLVLINPEITEKRGVEEMEEGCLSFPGIHALVRRANEVTVKALNRRGEPFTLDADGLLAVCIQHELDHLNGKLFVDYLSPLKRQRIRRMLEKRQRRHKA
- a CDS encoding LysM domain-containing protein, coding for MKVWAKTIAVAWMLATVCAMAVELRADHPNVYVVKKGDTLWDISAKFLKKPWLWPEIWQANPQVSNPHLIYPGDVLALVYIDGKPRLIRKSRVVKLSPKARVVGRGDAIAPLPLETIRPFLVGARVVDKETLEKAPYMVSSDGDHLMAGNDVRIYARGFSTDQLVERTNFSIFRPGGEYRDPDTGEILGYEAIHVGTAQLKRIGDPATLDITEATREALNGDRLLPVDESHLQPEFFPRAPDKLITGKIISVYDGVTQIGQYHVVIINRGQREGVMPGHVFTIWTQGAKVRDKVAIERRRQEEGYNVFKEIGEQITGGDERDWVKLPDEQAGQLMVFRVFDKVSLALVMEATRPIHVYDVIKTPE